ATGTTAGTGTTGGGTAATCAACACTTCCTCAAATAAAATTACCAACACCCAAAAAGGATTGTGAGAACACACACAAAGATTGCaccatagaaaaataataacaaacacaagaatttaacgtGGTTCGACACCTTTTGCCTACGTCCACGAAATTGTCTCAAAAAGtatttcactatcacaaaaatgattacaagattgtaactcaccccaaatagtgtatcactctacaaacccGAGTAACTCactcaatggttacaagaaatAATAACACTCTCACACTAAGACATTTTTCcctcaacaaagtgactttgtttcccaatctctcttctcacacacttTCTTCATGTGTTGTGTTTCTCCATTAattcttttctctatttatagtgaagattgctaccaactataataaataaactctcttgaaaattgaaacaaaaacaactttcaaTGCATCCATTAACCTAAAGTTCATCTAGTAAAATGCAATCTTCCACTTTGCATTTAAGCCACCTACatcttagtgataaaaattcaatttccaaTGTGCATGCACCTTATATTTTGGCTTGAAACTCTACAATTCTCCCCCTCAAGCCAAAAAAGAAACATCCTTCAATTAATTTTAGAGTGAACAAACTCCCCCTCTAACGGAAGTATCTCCCAACACTTCTACAACATTAAAAAActtcactttcttcttcacttttctATCATGGTTCCTCTTCAAGACTTGACCATCCAAATAGCAAAgattatcttcatttttttgtcaTCACAACACAAAGTATCCCCTTGTACACTTTGCATCCCGACTTTGAACCAACATATTTGTACCCTTGTGATGTCATCTCCCCCATAAAAATCATATTGACAACAACAAAAGGTACAAACCTCACATTTGAGAAAGTTTGAATAACACCATCATGGAGCTTCATCTTCACGCTCCCTATGccttcaaccttcattttttCACCATTCCCTAACTTGAAATGGTTGAATTCTCCATCGGTTTTTAAAGTATCAAACATCTCTCGATTTTTGCAAATGTGTTTTAAGGCAGCAAAATCCATCTCCCATTTTATTTTAGCAACCTCATCATTTGTTGCCAAAAACACATCATCTTCATCTTTAACACTTTTTACTACATTAGCTTGAGAGTTGGCGCCATCTTTATTCATATCTCTTAATTTCTTCAAGTCCTTCTTCATTTGTTTACACTTCACTTGTGCATGACCATTCTCACCATAATAGTAACATTGAATGTTACTCATATCTCGTTGTGGACGCGATAGCGATTTTGATCTTCCTCTTGGACCATCATGTCTCCTTGAATGATTCCTCTCTCGCTCAGATTCCACCACAGCTATTGCATTATtttcatcatcaacattttcaGTTCTCGtcattctttcattttctctaagAGCGACAGTTACATCATCCAAATTCAAAGTTGATCTTCCCACAAGCAACATTTGAATCAAAGCTTTGAAGGACCTTGGTAGTGAGGCAAACAACAACAGTGTCTGCTCCTCATTAGAGAGTTTATCCTCTGCATTCAACAGTTGACTTACTAGCTGATTGAAATTGTTGTGTGGTCATGGAGATCTCCTCCTATCTCCATTTTGAGTTGATACAACTTTATCTTCAAATAAAGGCGATTGGTTAGCGACTTTGACGCATAGATATTCTCGAGCTTGTCCCACAAGGACTTCGGTGTTGTCTCCTTCAACACGTGTTTTATCTCAGGAGAAAGGGCTAAACGAATCGTGCTAACAACCCTCCTTTGAATCTTAGTCCACTCGGTTTCATTTGTAGAAGCCGACCTTTCATCTTCTAACGCTTGATCAAGACCTTACTGCaccaaaaggttttgaatagtaCTCAgccaaatcataaattttttttttccgtcaAACAACGGTATCTCGAACCTTTGTGTGTTCCCGACCATAGCTCTAATACCATTATTGGGTAATCAATGCTTCCTCAAATAAAATTACCCACACCCACAAAGAATTGTAAGAACACACACAAAGATTACTCCgtagaaaaataataaccaacacaagaatttaacgtGGTTCGACATCTCTTGCCTGCGTCCACAGAATCGTCTCAAAAAGTATTTCacaatcacaaaaatgattacaagattgtaactcacctcaaatagtgtatcactctacaaacccGAGTACCCCactcaatggttacaagaaatgataacactctcacacaaagacatttttctctcaacaaagtgactttgtttcgcaatctctcttctcacacactctctcttcatgtgttgtgtttcttcactaattcttttttctatttatagtgaagattacTATCcgctataataaataagttctcttgaaagttgaaacaaaaacaatttctAATATATCCATTCAACTAAGGCTCATCTAGTAAAATACAATCTTTTACTTTAGATTTAAGCCACctaaaccttagtgataaaaattcaatttccaatgtgcatgcaccttatcttttggcttgaaaCTCTACAGTTAgatcatgtgttttttttaattaattgcctAATACAGTGTTGGaagtagtttttttcttttatagctAGTTCCCTGTAATAGTTCATTTGCAAACTATATTGAAAATGTTTCCATGTTAAGACCATTAAAATAGACACTCAATATTTAGTTTCCATGCACCTTTggacatatattatttatatgcataggataattgtttgtttatttgtgCTTGTTGCTATTGCCTGTAACAGTTGGTTATTGTGTTAGTATCTTATGTAGTTGTAAATTTTAGCGGAACATTTCAAATTGACTTCTGGTTGTAGgggaaattattttaaagtatatacaaaattatattattttaaaaaaattatattattgaaaaaaatctaaaatcaattcaaatgtCCACAATATAGAACTTAATTTAACatcctataaaataaatattgaaaacaaaattaagtgaattaattgaaaaaatgtaaaatttcttaaactattaaaagtcaaaatatgatattatattcatgttgatttatgttaaatttgattatatatcactttcaatatttaataaaaaaatcaaagaatttttttaacattttttaaacaatgatagttggtaaatattaatttattcatttaatttcacATGTTCTCAATTTAAATTAAgcatttataacattttttaaaagtttataacaATTTTCTATTAATTAGAATTACTTAATTTCAAATTACTGCATGCAACTATTCTGAGTATTGGAAATTTATCTATAATAGttctaaaagttaaaattttaagaaagcatttataataatttttagataattaaaattattaatttgaatataattacTTAATCCTAACTATTCTCAATTGGAAGCATTTTCTAAAAGTAACATTTATCTATAAATTCacttttataaatatgtaaattgTTGAGTATGCATATTTGTGATTGCATAAAgtgttatataaattgttaaagAATTTTCACAAGAATATAAATGTTAAGTTTATTCATAcccaaattgattttttttttctcaatgaaatgaaaaaaaactcaaaagaacAAACAGACTACATAGGATCATCTATAGGCGATAACATAGTCACCACAAAGTTGATTTTATCcctcaataaatttaaatttatatgaaaaaaatctcccaattttgttgaaaaaaatattaaaaaattgtaaggactatttttaaaataatatatgcaaAATGATGAtccacaaataaataaatttatctcttttaatgTCATTGTAAtatcgtaaaaaaattaataaattttaataaccaCACTAAATCAACATGTTATCAAATAAGGGTAAATCATCTCTGAGAGTTCtaataagttatttattttgagactagatgttgttgttgctgttgttattattgttaaactTTGTTGAGAATATAATCCAATTCTTACAACATAGTTTTCTCTTCTACGTTGAGGGAGGCTAAGTCTTTCTTATTTCCTTTAAATCTCCTTAAATTCTACTTTGTggattgatgattgtttttgttTAAGCATAGACACCATTGAAGACCATTCATTAAATTATTCAATCGAAGCAAAAAAGAAACTGTCAGTTTGTATAGAATCTTTTTCCATGAATATCACCTTGTTTGTGTTAGAGAACTGCTTGACTTGGAGTGTTTGATTTATTGTTTCCCACTTAAAGGGATGTTCCCTGCATCCAAATGCAAGTATGGTTTTGCTTAAATGAATTATTGTTGGCTTACCCTTAACTTGATTCATGTGTCTAATGTGGTTGGGGTTGAAGCAAGAAATTCTTGCTTTCTTGTTTCTAGTGTGAATGTTGGTCTTTTCAAGCTTTATGTGTGGTACTATTACTTTCACTTTTCGAagctcattcattttttttattgttacttATTGCTTTGATGgtgtttccattttttgttgcctttaagtttttaattaccGCTCTGATGATATCCTAGCCagttgtttgtttttattatagtggggcatcttttttttttttgcattatttGGATGGCAATATATCCCAGTGATGATCATCCTACCCAGTCAATTTGTTGgtggcaattttttttttgttatattgcGTAGCAATACTAATGGGTTGAGtttcagaagaaaaagagaaggctTTGCTTTGTCATCACTCATAAATGTCGTTGATGTTTTGTTCATGGTTGACAAAGTTAAcaaggaaagagagaaattgTGATTTATAACCAAAAAATCGTAGTTCTTTTCATTGGTTTTGAAATATTGATCTTTTATAGTTTGattatgattttaataatttgataatatttgAAATAAGTTTAAAgtagaaaattataatatttcttttgtaaTAGAACAATGAGTAACAAGAGGAAAGACATTGTAGATGCCCCTTTAATAAAAAGTGAAGCTCATAAGCCAAAGGCACCGCAACACGGGATTTGAAGATACCTGAGCTTTTTATCTAAGCATGTTTTGATGAGGTTATAAAGCAGAATGCAATAGAACCTCTCTTTCAAAGAAATAGTGAAATTCTATTATATCCCAATTTAACAAGAAAATTAGAAGTAAATATGACAAGGATTGGttcaaaaaataagtaaaataactttaaaaaagaatgagaaatataaaTTGTTTGCTGCAGAGACAAATTTGGGATGGGATAGTGCAAAAATGTTGTATATGCACCAAATGAATGGTGGGAGAAAAAGCAAAtggtatgatttttttaatgtgaattTGTAAGTTTTATATTCCTTTGATGTAATATGTTGCGTTGATAGGTTATATCTGCATGCAGGAAGTCCTCTCTATATGGAAAATTCAGGCATAAAGGACTTTGTTTTGCTTATGAATTAGCAACATTATTAAGGATGTGGTAGTTAATGAAAAATTTGAGTGGTTGTCATTTTTGTAGAGtttcaagccaaaagataaggtgcatGCACATTGGGAATTAGAttttatcactaaggtttagGTGGCTTAAATGCAAAGCGAAAGATTGCATTTTACTAGATGAATCTTAGTTGAATGGATGcatttgaagttgtttttatttcaactttcaagagagcttatttattatagttggtgagAATCTTCACTAGaaatagagaagagaattagtggagaaacacaacacatgaagagagagtgtgtgagaagagagattgtgaaacaaagtcactttgttgagagaaaattGTCTTTGTATGAGAGTGTTATCATTTTTTGTAATCATTGAGTGAGGTACTTAAGTTTGGAGAGCGATACACTATTTGGGGTgagttacaatcttgtaatcattcttgtgatagtgaaaatatttttgaggcGGTTTCGTGGACGTAGGTAAGAGGTGCCAAACCAtgttaaattcttgtgtttgttattatttttcctacaATATAATCTTTGTGTGTGTTCTCACGATCCTTTGTAGGTGTGAGTTATTTTGTTTCTGGAAGCATTGATTACCCAACACTTTTATGAGTATTGTCAAATCCAAATGGCATAGATGAAAATAATGACAGGTATTATCCATGATTTGAAAGTCATTGTATAGATTTAGTGGAAGgtcttagaattatttattattgtgtCATGCGTGTATCTCTGTCCATTCAAAATACTTAGTTATAGTGAATGGGGtttacaaaataagaaaacaaaataataaataataatggatATAATCTCATActaattgtaattaaaatatatcaaatcatATATTTGACATTTCCCTCAAGTTGAAGAATATATGTCATATGAATTAAGCTTGTTACAAATGTGGTAAACCAACAAAAATGAAAGATGGTTCAGTTGTGTTGTTGTGCTAGATAAACATGGCTCAACAATAGCTAATGAAGGCTCGTAGTGGTGACAGGTACTGTTCACCTGTGAACAAAGCGCGCCTTGAAGTGGAAGGAAAAAGGAAAGGTCGAGACTATAATTACAAAACATCCTTAAGAGGACTGGGCTTTATGAGCCTTAGTTTGGTGAACTTGGCGCTGCAAATGGCGGTCGAACACACTGCCATGCACTGGGAACAGGGGATGTTTGATGTGACAAAAGGATGCACACTGGTGGTTCTTTCAAGATGTCATCAATGGCTCGATGTAGATCAACCAAAGAAGGACGACAAATAAAGAGGTCCACCAGAATTTGGAAATAGGTCACCAGAAGTAGGACGACAAGCAAAGAGGTTCACCTACTATTCCCGGTGGAGCATGATTTTCGATATTCCTCAGTTAAGAATAACCTGCTCTAATATCATGTAAGaattatttgttgttgtgtgtatcGGATCACACGAAATTCTCTTATTTATAATGAATGAGGTTtacaaaatatgaaaacaaaataatgagtAATAATGGGCATAATTCCATACtaatttgttataattaaaaaatatcaaatcatatatttttcggAAGGTTTAGAGAATTGTGAAGAATCTTTAGGTGGGTTACTAGTAATACTGTTGGAATAAGTATTGGGTTTGAGCAAAATTTCAACATATTAAGTACTTCCTAGGAAAACAAATGTCAACTAACaacaggaagaagaagaaggccaAACCTCATCAAAGagttgaaaggaaaataagACTGAATTTCTAGTTGATGCAGTACGTAGAATTGCATCCATCTTTGAGTTCCATTTAGTTGTACACATTTTAGTACCTGGTCATGAGAGTTCAAGTACTCATGATAAGAATAACAACAAGTTTTACATTGGTTGCCAAAGGCCTAacccaacccttctccttaaCTTGGACTTGGGACTGGCTATGAAAAGACATAGGCGGAGTTATGAGAGTTCAAGTATTGATtgagacaaaataaaaatgaaggggATTTACTAAAAAGGTTAAGGTTATATTGATATATTTGAGTGGATGTTACCAATTTTTCCATTAATTATTGGATGGCTGTGAAAATATGGAGAATTCAACCATGTCAAGTATTAACAACCATGTCTTTAACTTACATGACCATTTCTTCATGACATTTTTAGCAAATCCCTTTTACTTTTAGCCTATAAAAATTAGGTCTACCGAAGCTATGGTGAAGAGTTAAAGACAAGCATATGGATATGATACTTGACATACGGTCAATGACATAATGGTATCTAAAGTAAAGTATATTGTGCTAATGGTTGTGGTcagaaaataaaagaggaaCTGTACACATCATATGTTTTCTATCAATTAGAAGTTACATAGATACAATCAATGCTTGAATTTCCATGTGAGAATATTTTGCATGCATATACAACTTATCAACACAAATATTACACCAAAGGAAAATAAAGCTTACAACTTCACATTAACAACATCATATCAATTGCTTTTCCTCCCACTATTCATCTAGTTCATCTATAATATTCTTTCCAGCATCTCATCACAAACGCGTCTATTTGACAACATGTACTATATTTCTCATTCTTTCTTAAAGTTATCACACTTATTTTTCAGTTGACTGTTGTCATATTGCTTTTCACATTTCCCATGAAATTGGGATATAATAACTTTCCACCCTTTCTTTGAGGGCGGTTCCATTGTATTCTCCTTTATAGACTTCATCCAAGCATGGTTGGATATAATGCTCAATTGTCTTCAAATTTCATGTAGTCTTTGGCTTATgaactttaatatatattaaagggGTATCTACTAggtcttttctcttctttttatcCATTGTTCTATTACAAAAGGAATATCATAATTCTAACATATTAAAAAGTAATTAGACTCTTAAAAACGTAATTGAATTACAAAGaccaatatttcaaaaaaaaattaaaacaacaacGTTTTGTATGGTTATAAATCACcattttttaggttaaattctaattttgatCCTCCTAGTTTCCTGAATCCATGATTTTGGTCCCCctgatttttaattgtaacatttggttactctaattttataaattgaaaattttggttCCTTGGtagattattaactaataattgtgAATAATGAAGTTATTacgttaattaaaaattaaataaaactattaatcattaaaaatcttcaataaaaaaattattaatcctaATGTGGTATTGTTGTCAGTAGAGTCGTGTGTGACAATGGAGATAGAAGAGGTGTTTGCGGAGGAGCATAGTGCTCTGGTGGATTAAGTAGCAATGGGAGGCAGCAGCAATGCTCCGCGAGTTCCGTATTATATTTGATGAGAAGTTGAGAACCAAAGTtccttaaatattttctttaatagtttttctttgtgaattttctatttaatagtttaatttatatacaacCAGTCTAAAATATGCATCTgataagaatttattttattatcacatTATATTAATGAATAAAGTAACATAAAATTGTAGTCAAATGATATGTATACAATTATTTTGTACTTAGTTTAAGAGTAACAAccactattttaaaattataaaacaaataaccaGTTTCAATAGAAGCCATGGAGTTATGGGTGACAATGAATTGAATCAACTCGAAAAtaatttgaaacttattttgataatcaacttattgaattttatttatgaatcaaATGCGttgatcttgaattaaaaattgaGTTCATTAAATATATGAGTCAAACTTGAATTGTGTATAGTTCGAtttatttgatttatgaattaacTCGATATAATAAACtttctattatttatatatctagGGTGGGGTAACTTTTTTTCATTGACCATGGTATTGGTACAAGGTAACTCTTGCTAGAAGCATTGACTAATATTCATTGGGGATCGTGAGTACACATAAGGTGATATTCTTCTTCCAACACAATTTATTGCATATTCAAGGGCAACTAAGGATTTGAATCTTGTATCATTTAGTTAAGAAATGCAAGTCATTATCACTTGTGTCAACCATTGTTAGTGGGTgggatatttttttatgcaggttgtaattatgttttttttgtcatacTTGTGGTCCTACAAACCTAATAGAATAAattcaacttttttctttttaaaaaaattaaacaatcattttatctaaaattcattgataaattgaaaatttaaaatatataatatttaaaaattttaacttttggttTATATGATTCGATCTAACAAGCTAAACCAAACTATTTCTGAGGTTGAAGTTCAAacgaaaaaaataagttaatcttaaattcaaattaagttaaatataaacGAATCGAGTCGAATTCAACTAAACTCATTTTAGGTGGAGTGATGGAGCAATCTTACTTGGGAGcatatttttagattaatttatttCCAAAAAGAATATTCTTTTATCAGATTTCTCATCAAATTTACGTAAGGTTTAACCAAACGGGCTTAGAAACACAGACAATGTAACAACTAACAACAACTCTGCTACATGATCAGTTAGAACGCAGAACAACTACTTTCACACAGAATATGCAACTTTATTGCAGCCAATGATGTACAAAATGCTCATTCAGATCTTTCTGTGCTCTCAGGAATCTGGTCAAGTTCTAAGTACTTGTTCAGCCAATCAAACCCAAAGGATTCCTCAGAGAAGTTGAAAAATTCGTTCACGTCCAAACTAACATCTAAGTTACCACTTTCATTAATTTCAACCTCGTTCTCTGACATTGCACGGTTATCCCCAGCATTCTGATCATTCTGGCCAATAATTTCGTGTCTCGTGGAACTTTCTGGTTTCTCCACTTTCTGATTCACTTTTTTGCACAAATGAGAATTCCAATAATTCTTAATTTCATTATCTGTTCGTCCTGGAAGCCTCCCAGCTATCAAAGACCacctagacaaaaaaaaaaactcctttaTCTCATTATAATCTTCATGAGGATTATGATACAGAAATGTACAAAATAATTACGATAAAATCCATTGCCATGTTGCATAAGTATGGATATAAAACATGAATATGGAGCATTTTTGAGCCACCATCAACAATATTAgtatttgttaaccgttggaggACTGACTAATATCTTCAGTAAAGTTTCATCATTAATACAtacataagataatttttaaaaataaaatgaaatccaTATACGACAATATATGTTAAATgaaacataattataaataaattacttatattttttgtttctttatttttcgtAGTATAATTGATGTGTATAGTGGTTTGTTATCATCGTCATGTCATATtattgttagtttttaatttcttgaaagttttgttgaaaaagaattatcatattttaatttaaataaaattgttgtaGTCAAGttacaataattttcttttattagttaTCTAAAGAGTAAAGAAAGAATAGTACGTTTTCTTTTTGAAGGAATAGAAAGAATAGTACGTTACATGGATGATTCAATgctagagaaagaaagaaatatgcacccaaaaaaaaagtcttaaatCTTAATgcaccaaaaaagaaagaaagaaatagaagtGAAAAAACGTAATACAATAAGTGatatattatcataaaaataaaaacaaataataatgaaacattTGTAAATaggatataaaaatatattactcagACCGTCAAACTTTGATATGGAGGCAGTTGTATAACGTGGGTCTCCACTCTCCACACATATACTCTAATTAGGCTACTATATTAAGTATGactcattaatttcatgcattttcCCTTATATTTTGTTGGTGTACATTTTctcttatattattaatgaatgattttaaattctttacattattttgaatttcatttatataagaatgtattttatatttttaagatattaaatatatttaattttataataataatttttacaaaataataattaagaagattttacattttacattttattgataaaaaaatatttctcgaaaaatttgcaaaaagatatGACATTTCTCATTATTTATACTATACTTTTTgtgacattatttattttatctcttcatatgatatttcattttacatttctttttttaatttcttctttggTTAATAACATGCACGAGTTGGATTTCTCTTTTTGTATCTGTCTTCATAAGATTACATTATTTACAAGGATCACGGGTACCTAGCTACATTATTCCATTTTAGAGTGTGTGGAGTAGATAAAAGAgagacagagaaaaaaaaaataaagagaaagtaATCGATGTAGTAATAATAAGTAATATGATAGATGTAAATAATAACTCTACTTACAGATAAGAGAATGAGTTTCACTTTAATTCTTATCACTAGAATTGtatgatgatgacaaacctgTTTCCCAAAAGTCTGTGAAGCCTAAGTATCAAATCCTCTTCTTCATCTGATATATTTCCCCTCTTGATATTGGGTCTCAGATAATTCAACCATCTCAGCCTGCAACTCTTCCCACATCTATTTAAACCTGCCAAAGCATCATGCAAAAGCAGGTTAAAAATTGCAGCTATATATATAGCACTTGCTTTGATGTTTCAACTTTTAAGCTATATATTTCAAAACTTTTCAAGTTAACCTGATTTGATTGCAACAGTCTTCCACCTCTTTGGACCATGAATTTCAATGCACTGGGCTAGCTTTCTGTCCTCCTCTGGGGTCCATGCTCCTCTGTTCATTGCTCTCTTGCTTGTTATTGTTCCATCATTAACCCTTGGTGccatgatgatgataataataataataataataatattaacttaataATAAGGCTTTTTGGGGTTGTTgagttgagacttgagagtaTGATCGATGAAAATGTTGGGTTGGCCTATTTATATTAGGAAGCTGttaaaaacatgaaataatTAAGGTGAATAGGACGTGTTGAGGTTGAAGTGTCGGTGAGTGATTCACGTATCTACCCTTCGTGTTATAGCATAACGGAATGGTCAGAGAAAATTGGAAGCTCCAACCACCAGTTACAGTAACTGATATTCCAGACTAGAAAGTAGAATAATATTCTTTGTGAATTTTGTTTTATGCATGTGAATCAAAGACagtatcatttaaaataattctctTATCTTATTCAATCGACCGAGTTAAATGCTTGATGATTGGCttatgatttgattttaaaGTTTATGCATATTGATTTCTTTTACTATATGAAAGAAGAATGTGTTACAGCGACGTTGGAACGTCTTTTGATTATTTGGTGAGTTATTGTTAGTCTCACTCGATAATGAGTATCTTACGTacttggtttttttatttttatttttctttttgaaggcTATCACATATACCTATTTATTTGGTTGTTCACTTTCACAAGATTTTATATATGCACggttaaaaatgatttgaaaacaaaaatgtgttAAGAATAATAAAGAATGAGTTTAATAAATACGTATTGATTTATTCATTAATGATGAATCAACGATAAATGGAAGAGATTACGTcgttaatatataaatacatatcatataaaaggACTAGATAATAGaaacattgattttaaaaatatctaattaatattaatagaaAACTAAAAAGTTGACTTCAATAAgtgttctcttttcttctttcctcaGGTTCTATCTTCGCGTGTTTTTCCCTCTACTTAATTTTCATAGTGCTTATTTGAATTACCATTTGTGATTCACTTCACCTCTTAGCTAATTATCACGTCAGAACATACCAAAAACAACTAATAGTGCACATCAGACATGTATGAATAAAGATTTCAAACACAAAAGCTCGTAACATCGAAGAAGAAAAGTGCAAGATAAACTGTATTCTGTATGCTAATAGAGTAGAAAGCATCATATATGATACGGTTTGTAGTAAACCAAATTTGGCACATAACGTTAGTCGATTTTATACCGAATATGAGTCAAGCTCATGTGGATACTAGGAAATCTATAGGTTATGTGTTTTCCTTGTATGGAACCACTATTTATTGAAAAGCAAACTTATAAAGTTATAACATGTGATAGGTCTATCTACAAATGAAGTAGATTATATTGTTTTGCAAAAGGAATACTTAAGGTCTTAAGGAAGCTATTTAGCTAAAAGAGAATGATTGGCGaattaaaaatttcttaaaattgtaaaactaGTCATCGTGTTAACCAAAGTGTTATACATTTGATAAATCATCATGTGTACCATGAAAATATCAAACACATTGATATCAGATATTACTTTATTAGAGATGTAATAGAATTTAAAGAAGTTCAAATTGAAAAGATTGCTTCAAAAGATAATCCAATAAATATGTTTCATTTTCGATCACTTGACGAGTTTTAATATGTTCAAGTAAATATC
This genomic interval from Glycine max cultivar Williams 82 chromosome 5, Glycine_max_v4.0, whole genome shotgun sequence contains the following:
- the MYB58 gene encoding transcription factor MYB114 — encoded protein: MAPRVNDGTITSKRAMNRGAWTPEEDRKLAQCIEIHGPKRWKTVAIKSGLNRCGKSCRLRWLNYLRPNIKRGNISDEEEDLILRLHRLLGNRWSLIAGRLPGRTDNEIKNYWNSHLCKKVNQKVEKPESSTRHEIIGQNDQNAGDNRAMSENEVEINESGNLDVSLDVNEFFNFSEESFGFDWLNKYLELDQIPESTERSE